CACCATGGTGGTCACCGGGAAGTCCCAGTAGCCGACGACGGCGCCGATCTTCCCGTCGAAGGCGTCCAGTTCCGCCACGGCCCGGTCGATCAGGCCGGCGATGTCGATGTCGCCTTCCTGCACGTCCGCCTGCGACAGCAGCCCGTGGTAGCGGTAGTTCTCCGCTCCCGGTATGCGTCGCAGGGTGCGCATGTTCGCGTCGTCGAGTCCCAGCACGAAAATGTCGGTTTCACTCACCCCGAGTTGATCCCCGTTGTCGCTCAACGGTAAACACCGGCGGGTGACGGGTACCGTCGCCCACGTGCCCGATCTCGGCGAGTACCGGCGGAAACGCGATCCGGAGCGGACAGCGGAACCGATGCCGGGGTGAGCGGGCGCCGGTCCGGGAGGAGGGCCGCGGCCGGGAACGCGGCGCCGGCCGGCACGCGGTCCGGAAGTGACGGGCCCGTGACCGGGTGCGCGGCGTTTCGATCCCGCCCCGCCAGGGCAATCTGGGCCGTGACCGTCAAGCTGCCCGCCCCGCGTTCGCTCTGGGTGGAGACCGCTCCGGCGCCGGACCGGGCCGGGCGGGAGCTGCCCGCCGAGGCCGACGTGGTGGTCATCGGCGCCGGGATCGCCGGCCTGACCACCGCCTTCGGCCTGGCGCGCGCCGGGAAGTCGGTGCTGGTGCTCGAGGCAGCGGAGGTGGCCTCCGGTGTCTCCGGTCACACCACGGCCAAGCTGTCCGCCCAGCACGCGCTCAAGTACGCCGCGCTGGTCTCCCGCAAGGGCGCGGACGCCGCCGCCCAGTACGGGCGCACCCAGCTGGACGCGGTCGAGTGGGTGGCGGCCACCGCGAGCGAACTGGGCATCGAGTGCGGGTTCACCCGCCGGGACAGCTTCGTCTACTCGACCGACGCCGCCCAGCTCGGCCGGTTGCAGGAGGAGGCCGACGCCGCGGCCGAGGCCGGCCTGCCCGCGGACTTCGTCGAGCACGTCGACCTGCCGATCGCCACGGTCGGTGCGGTGCGGTTCATCGATCAGGCCCAGTTCCACCCGCGACGCTGGCTGCTCGGCCTGGCCGAGCACGTCGAGCGGCTCGGCGGGCGGATCGTCGAGCGTGTGCGGGCGCGCCAGCTCGACGAGCGGCCCTCGCCGGTCGTGCACACCGACCGCGGCCGGGTCAAGGCCCGCGACGTCGTGGTGACCACCCACTACCCGGTCTTCGACCGGGGCCTGTACTGGGCGCGCCTGGACATCACCCGTGACCTCGTCGTCGCCGGGTACGGGCAGGCGCCGCCGGGGATGTACCTCGACGCGGTCACGCACCGGTCGATCCGCGGGCACACCGAGGGCGACCGCCACTACGTGATCGTCGGCGGCGAGCACTACCGCACGGGCGAACCGGTCGACGTCGAGGCCCGTTACCAGCGGCTCGCCGGGGCCGCCGCGACCTTCGGCGTCACCGGGGTCACGCACCGCTGGTCGGCGCACGACATGAGCACGCTGGACGACGTGCCCTACGTCGGCCGCTACCACCCGGCCACCGCGCACGTGTGGGTCGCCACCGGCTTCGGCCAGTGGGGCATGTCCGGTGGCACCGCCGCCGGGCTCCTGCTCACGGACCTGATCAGCGGCGCCGGTCACCCCGCCGCCGGCTTGTTCGACCCCAACCGCTTCGACCTGCGGTCCTCGATCACCCTCGCCGAGGACGGTGTCAAGGTCGGCAGGCACTACGTGACCGGATACACCCGTGCGCTCACCGCCACAGTGGACGAGCTCGCTCCGGGCACCGCGCAGGTGGCGCGCCGGGGCACCGATCTCGTCGCGTCCTACCGGGGCGAGGACGGGCGGCTGCGGGAGGTCAGCGCCCGCTGCACGCACCTGGGGTGCGTGGTCGCGTTCAACAACGCCGAGAAGACCTGGGACTGCGCATGCCACGGATCGCGATTCGGCACGGATGGCTCGGTGATCCAGGGCCCGGCGACCCGGCCCCTGCCGCCGGCCTGACCATCGGGGTCGAGGAGGAGTTCCTGCTGCTCGACCCGGCCACCGGGGCGACCCTCCCGCGC
The sequence above is a segment of the Amycolatopsis viridis genome. Coding sequences within it:
- a CDS encoding FAD-dependent oxidoreductase; the encoded protein is MTVKLPAPRSLWVETAPAPDRAGRELPAEADVVVIGAGIAGLTTAFGLARAGKSVLVLEAAEVASGVSGHTTAKLSAQHALKYAALVSRKGADAAAQYGRTQLDAVEWVAATASELGIECGFTRRDSFVYSTDAAQLGRLQEEADAAAEAGLPADFVEHVDLPIATVGAVRFIDQAQFHPRRWLLGLAEHVERLGGRIVERVRARQLDERPSPVVHTDRGRVKARDVVVTTHYPVFDRGLYWARLDITRDLVVAGYGQAPPGMYLDAVTHRSIRGHTEGDRHYVIVGGEHYRTGEPVDVEARYQRLAGAAATFGVTGVTHRWSAHDMSTLDDVPYVGRYHPATAHVWVATGFGQWGMSGGTAAGLLLTDLISGAGHPAAGLFDPNRFDLRSSITLAEDGVKVGRHYVTGYTRALTATVDELAPGTAQVARRGTDLVASYRGEDGRLREVSARCTHLGCVVAFNNAEKTWDCACHGSRFGTDGSVIQGPATRPLPPA